The proteins below are encoded in one region of Chloracidobacterium sp.:
- a CDS encoding VOC family protein, with the protein MTPFHLAFPVTDLAATRRFYVDLLGCRVGRESDDWIDFDFWGHQITAHRVAGPLGVAGRNAVDGKTIPIPHFGVVLSWEAFHALAERLTQAQVTFIVPPYIRFAGQAGEQATMFFQDPSGNHLEFKAFRNTADLFAR; encoded by the coding sequence ATGACCCCCTTTCACTTAGCTTTTCCAGTGACGGATTTGGCCGCGACACGGCGCTTCTACGTTGACTTGCTTGGCTGTCGCGTCGGACGCGAAAGCGACGACTGGATTGATTTCGATTTCTGGGGTCACCAGATTACGGCGCACCGCGTCGCCGGTCCTCTCGGCGTCGCCGGACGCAACGCAGTGGACGGCAAGACGATTCCCATTCCCCACTTCGGCGTCGTGTTGTCGTGGGAGGCGTTTCACGCGCTGGCTGAACGACTGACGCAGGCGCAGGTCACGTTCATTGTACCGCCCTACATCCGTTTCGCCGGACAAGCGGGGGAACAGGCGACGATGTTTTTCCAAGATCCGTCAGGCAACCATCTGGAGTTCAAAGCCTTCCGTAACACGGCCGACTTATTTGCACGCTAA